ATTCTGAACTCTCATTTTTTCGAGTAATTCAATCACACCAAGACCAGTTTCAGAATCGAGATTTCCAGTTGGTTCATCTGCCCAAACTACATCTGGCTCATGAATGAGTGCCCTTGCTATAGCAACTCTTTGCTGCTCACCACCTGAGAGTTGCGAGGGGAATCTATTGGCTTTGTTTAAAAGCCCGACTTTTTTCAGCATTTCGTACGCACATTCTAATCCACGATCATGATCTACACCAAGTATTTTGAGCGGCAGTTCTACATTTTCAAGCACTGTGAGAACGGGAACAAGATTAAAAAATTGAAATATGAAACCCATATGTTGAGCTCTGAATTTTGTCTTTTCTTCTTCTGCCAAAGAGTGAAAGGCAACGTTGTTGAAGAAGATTTCGCCGCGTGTAGGAGTGTCTATACCAGACAAACAGTTCAAAAGAGTTGTTTTCCCAGAGCCAGACGGACCAAGAATTGCCACAAACTCACCATCTTCTATTGTAAGATTGATATTTTTGAGTGCTTCTACTCTATTTTCTCCTTTGCCATAAACCTTATAAAGGTCTTTGATTTGTATCATTCGCATCCTCCTCATTCAGGTGCTCTGAGAGCTTCAATCGGGCTTTTCTGAGTAAGGATTGCAGGCAAAGATACAACAACTGTTATAACGACGTATATTGCCAGTATCATGCCAAAAAGATACCAGATAGGAAAGACAAATCGCCCAGAACCGAACAGTGTGAAAATCAGTTGCATAAGGTCTTTTGATTCCCAAAGACCAGCAAGGACACCTACTGCGATTCCCACCGAAGCCACAATCATATTTTCCAAAATAAAGGCAACACCAAGACTTTTAGAACTCACACCTATCGCTCTCAGAGTACCGGAAAGACGTTTTCTAACTATCACACTGCGCAAAGCATGGAATGCGATACCGCTAAAGCCACTTATCAATCCAAAATAGAGTAAGGTAACACCGGCTTGTACAAGTAGATCGACACCAGAGAATAATCTATTCAATTCTTCAGTTATATACACGGAAAAATCAAATCTTTTTGTGTAGAATTCCTTTGCTTGTGAAACTATCTGTGGATCAACTTTTCCAAGAATAACGGGAATAACCCTTACATTTCTCGGTAAACTATTCACCGAAGCGATGTATTTAACAGGAACCATTAACTTTCTCATATCGAAGGTATCGATGACTTCAAAATTCATTTTTTCACTTTCACCAATTCTAAAAGGTGATTTTACAGTACCTGATATGGTAGTTAATGAACTTTTTCCTTCTTCAGCAACGTATCCTACAACGATTGTATTGGGTTGTAGAAGGTTTTTCCTCCATTTTGTGTTTGTTTCAATTGAAACAATGGCTTTTTGTAGAAAATTATCATCGACAAAGGCTATCAGATCATCTTCAAATTGAGCAATGTAAACTTTGGTAGGGTCTTTTAAATTCTCCGCGGGATCAATATCACCTTTTGCAAAAACCAACTTCAATGGGTTATAAACTGCCATGAAGTTATATCCAAAGAGTCCTGTTTCTAATTTCTCTTTCAAAAACCGTTCAACGTTGTATGGAACTGTCATAACTATTACCATCATATAGATGATCAAACTGAACATCAAAGCGATGATAAAAGTGTTCTTTCTATGCCGATCAACGTATGAGAGTGCAATAAAAGTAGAAACCGACCCTTTTCCGGAGAGATTCGAAGTCGTCCTTCTGAACAAGCTGATAATTGGTAAAAAGATCAACCAACTACTTAGAAAAATCACAATTCCTCTTTGCAATACCTTCCAAGCTGTAATAGGTTCAGTTGGTGGCAAAAGATAAATGAAAATTATCAACAGCACACCCGCGACGAGACTCAGTAAATTGATCGTAAATGGAACGGGCGATGAGACTTTTTGCTCTTGAATTCTAAGCATCTGTACTGGTGGTCTTTGTGTGATGCTGCGTATTTTAAGGATGAATATCAATAATGGAAGTATCAACCCAGCAAAGACACCAATTATCACCGTTATAGGAGATACATAAAGTGTGAACTGTGAAAAACTTGTACTAAAGTTACTCATGAAAATGCTGACAATTGTTTGTAACTTTCGAAGTAAAAGATTACCGAGAAGTATCCCGATCGCACCACCTGTGAATCCCGCTACGAGTAGATATGCCATACCCTCGAGGATGAGTATTAGCGATATGTGTTTTGCTCTCATTCCGAGAATTCTCAGTGTTACCATCGTGGTATTTCGCTCTTCAACAAAACTCTGCGCAAATATATAGACTAATACAAAAGAGGCAATCATTGAAAAAACGCTGAAAGCAACTGTTAAGTAACCAAGCGCCTTGTTTGCCGGAGAATTCAAAAGACGCGACTTCATAGCAACTGAACTTACTCCAAATTCAGTTTGTATTTCCTGAGTGAAAGATTGATGTTTTTCAATACCAATCTTAAGACTCATATAAATTCTTGTTGGAAATGATATTGTCGAAAGATCATCCTTATCAACAAAGATTGCTCCAGCATAATTTAAGTTTTCACCTCGAAAGTTCAAGAAACCTTTTTCACCTATTTGTGTGACTTTGAATTTAATCTCTCCTCTTCCGATATTCAATGTGATTATGTCACCTTCGGAAATATTCAGAAAACCTGTGAGATCTTTTGAAACAATCGCACCACCTTCAGGTAAATCAACGGGCATCTGAACAAATTTTTCAAGATCATCTGGTTCGACTCCAACAACGAGGCAATCTTGGAATTTGGAATCGTACTCTATTCTGCCAAGTGTCTCGGCGACAGGTAGAACAGATGAGACTTCCTGCTTATTTTTCAATTCATCTATAATCCTTTGATCTAACGGCATCTTGAAAAAAATGTTGTTTCTCCTGTTTTCAACGTAAACATCAGCTGTGCCGAAGTTTGCCGAAAAACTTCTTTCTATATAACGACTAACTGAATCATTCAAGGAAAGACCACCTACAAGGAGCATCGAAGGTACACCAACACCGAAGATCAAAACAAACACCGACTTGAAGCGCATCAAAAAATTCCTGAAAGCCGTTTTAAAAATCATGCCGAGCAATCCAATTCACCCCAATTCTTTGCAAAAGTATTTTATCACCGACAAGGATCTTCAGGCTTCGACATCAAGGTACCTAATGTGGTTCAGATAAAAAGCGTAGATGGTTGTCACGAAGAACGAACTGAAGTTTATGCCATATTGTTCAGATAAAGCTACTAATGCAATATAATGTATCTTATATTGCATGACTAACATAATGGCTGATGCGAAAAAATACCTCCGAATTTTTGCAAAGCAAATCGAGTCTGAAATACTTCCGTTAAATATTTTTAGTAATCGCTTGTGGTTCAGAAAATAGCAATTAACAGGTGTGTGTTATGAATAAAATACGATGTACTCAATGACTGAGAGAATAGCATTACTCACACAACAAGTTTTGGAATTGTATACAGATCTGGAGCAGCACCAAAGAAACCTTGTTATGTGTTCGTATGGCTGTAGGACGTGCTGTGATGTTTCTGCTTTGAATATCGAAGTAACGATTCTTGAATTCTTACCTTTAGCAATGTATTTGGTGAGTGAAAATCAATTAGAATGGATTGATCATGCAGAGAAAGCTACAGATGAAGATCGTTGTATATTATTTCAACCTGATTCTAAATTGAAACCCGAAGGTGGTTGTTTGTTTCACAAATTTCGACCACTTGTTTGTAGACTGTTTGGAGCAAGCTTTACAATTAGAA
The DNA window shown above is from Thermotoga profunda AZM34c06 and carries:
- a CDS encoding ABC transporter ATP-binding protein, which gives rise to MIQIKDLYKVYGKGENRVEALKNINLTIEDGEFVAILGPSGSGKTTLLNCLSGIDTPTRGEIFFNNVAFHSLAEEEKTKFRAQHMGFIFQFFNLVPVLTVLENVELPLKILGVDHDRGLECAYEMLKKVGLLNKANRFPSQLSGGEQQRVAIARALIHEPDVVWADEPTGNLDSETGLGVIELLEKMRVQNNTTLVIVTHDERIAKRANRVLVIRDGKIIEQEKH
- a CDS encoding FtsX-like permease family protein; protein product: MRFKSVFVLIFGVGVPSMLLVGGLSLNDSVSRYIERSFSANFGTADVYVENRRNNIFFKMPLDQRIIDELKNKQEVSSVLPVAETLGRIEYDSKFQDCLVVGVEPDDLEKFVQMPVDLPEGGAIVSKDLTGFLNISEGDIITLNIGRGEIKFKVTQIGEKGFLNFRGENLNYAGAIFVDKDDLSTISFPTRIYMSLKIGIEKHQSFTQEIQTEFGVSSVAMKSRLLNSPANKALGYLTVAFSVFSMIASFVLVYIFAQSFVEERNTTMVTLRILGMRAKHISLILILEGMAYLLVAGFTGGAIGILLGNLLLRKLQTIVSIFMSNFSTSFSQFTLYVSPITVIIGVFAGLILPLLIFILKIRSITQRPPVQMLRIQEQKVSSPVPFTINLLSLVAGVLLIIFIYLLPPTEPITAWKVLQRGIVIFLSSWLIFLPIISLFRRTTSNLSGKGSVSTFIALSYVDRHRKNTFIIALMFSLIIYMMVIVMTVPYNVERFLKEKLETGLFGYNFMAVYNPLKLVFAKGDIDPAENLKDPTKVYIAQFEDDLIAFVDDNFLQKAIVSIETNTKWRKNLLQPNTIVVGYVAEEGKSSLTTISGTVKSPFRIGESEKMNFEVIDTFDMRKLMVPVKYIASVNSLPRNVRVIPVILGKVDPQIVSQAKEFYTKRFDFSVYITEELNRLFSGVDLLVQAGVTLLYFGLISGFSGIAFHALRSVIVRKRLSGTLRAIGVSSKSLGVAFILENMIVASVGIAVGVLAGLWESKDLMQLIFTLFGSGRFVFPIWYLFGMILAIYVVITVVVSLPAILTQKSPIEALRAPE
- a CDS encoding YkgJ family cysteine cluster protein, with product MTERIALLTQQVLELYTDLEQHQRNLVMCSYGCRTCCDVSALNIEVTILEFLPLAMYLVSENQLEWIDHAEKATDEDRCILFQPDSKLKPEGGCLFHKFRPLVCRLFGASFTIRKDQKQFLGCQLLHEKVQVSLHLLPNAQDYHTRLLSIDFFLAQKAYGINTALRKAIQYVGLYYAPTYPTIRTRSA